The Amycolatopsis umgeniensis DNA segment CGTCGCCGGGAGTGGCGGAGGTGTCCAAACTGGTCTGGGCGAACTGGCACCGCGACCTCGGGGAACTGGCGATGCTCGTCCGCGGCGCTCGCGGCATGCTCGCCGAAGACGGGCTCGACGCCTGGCAACGGCTCTTCCTTTTCACCCGCGCCGACACGATCTACGGCGGCTCCAACGAAATCCAGCGCAACGTCATCGCCGAGCGAGTACTCGGCCTGCCAAGGGAGGTGCGACCGTGATTCCGGTTCCGAAGTACCCCGAGGGGGCGAACCTCCTGCGGGACAAGGTGGTCGTGGTGACGGCGGCGGCCGGCACCGGGATCGGTTCCGCCGTGGCGAAACGCGCGCTGGAGGAAGGCGCCCGCGTCGTGATCAGCGACTGGCACGAGCGGCGCCTGGGCGAGAAGGCCGCCGAACTCGGCGACGTCCACGCGATTCCTTGTGACGTCACACAGGAAGACCAGGTGCAAGCGCTCATCGACGGCACCGCCGAACACTACGGCCGCGTCGACGTGCTCATCAACAACGCCGGTCTGGGCGGCACCAAGTCCATCGTGGACATGGCCGACGAAGAATGGGCGCGCGTCATCGACGTGACCCTCAACGGCACGTTCCGCGCGACGAGGGCCGCGGTGAACCGGTTCATCGCGCAGGGCGACGGCGGGGTGATCGTCAACAACGCGTCCGTGATCGGCTGGCGCGCGCAGGCCGGGCAAGCGCACTACGCGGCGGCGAAGGCGGGCGTCATGGCGCTCACCCGGTGCGCGGCCGTCGACGTCGCGGAGCACGGCATCCGGGTCAACGCCGTCGCGCCGAGCCTGGCGATGCATCCGTTCCTGGCCAAGGTGACCAGCGAGGAACTGCTCACCGAACTCACCGCGCGCGAGGTCTCGGGGAGGGCGGCGGAACCCTGGGAGGTGGCGAATGTGATGGTGTTCCTCGCCAGTGAGTACTCGTCGTACCTCACCGGCGAGGTCGTGTCCGTGAGTTCCCAGCATGCGTGAGGTTCCGATGAAAGCCAGCCCAGGGTCCCGCCGCGCCGAACTGCTCGCTCTGGCGGCGAAGCTGTTCGCCGAGCGCGGTTACGTCTCCACCACCGTGCGGGACATCGCGGACGCGGCGGGAATCCTTTCGGGCAGCCTCTACCACCATTTCGACTCGAAGGAGTCGATGGCCGACGAGATCCTCACCGGATTCCTCGACGAGCTTTTCGGCGCCTACGCCGAGATCGTCGCGGAAGGCAGAGGGCCGCGGGAAACGCTCGAGGCCGTCGTCGTGGCGTCGTTCGAATCCATTCACCGGCGGCCCGCCGAGGTGGCGATCTACCAATCCGAAGCGAAGCACCTGATGCAGTTGCCGCGGTTCGACTACCTCAACGACCGCAACACCGAATTCCGCAAACTGTGGAACGCGATCCTCACCGACGGCATCGCGGCGGGCGTGTTCCGTGAGGACCTCGACGTCGAACTCACCTACCGGTTCATCCGCGACACCGTCTGGGTGGCGGTGCGCTGGTACAACCCCGACGGATCGCTGAGCGCGGACGACGTCGCCCAGCAGTACCTCGGGATCCTTTTGGACGGAATCGCGACAAAGAGGAGGCGCCGTGGCTGAGGCCTACGTACTGGACGCCGTCCGGACACCGGTCGGCAAACGCGGGGGAGCGCTCAGCGGGGTCCATTCCGCCGACCTCGGCGCCCACGTCATCCAAGCCGTCGTCGAACGGGCGGGCGTCGATGCCGACCTGGTCGACGACGTCATCCTCGGCTGCTGCGACACCCTCGGGCCGCAGTCCGGGAACATCGCGCGGACGGCGTGGCTCGCGGCGGGCTTCGGGCACCACGTGCCGGGTGTGACGATCGACCGGCAGTGCGGTTCGAGCCAGCAGGCCGTGCATTTCGCCGCGCAGGCTGTGCTGTCCGGGACGATGGACCTCGTCCTCGCCGGCGGCGTGCAGAACATGAGTGCCATCCCGATCGGCGCGGCGATGCTGGCCGGACGCGAGTACGGCTTCGAAGACCCGTTCTCCGGCTCGAAGGGCTGGCAGGAGCGGTACGGCAGCGTCGAGGTTTCGCAGTTCCGCAGTGCCGACATGATCGCCGAGCACTGGGATCTGACGCGCGAAGCGATGGAGGAGTACGCCTTCCGGAGCCATCAGCGGGCGGTCGCGGCCATCGACGAAGGCCGGTTCGCCGCCGAAACCGCGCCGTTCGCCGGTGTCGGCCTGGACGAGGGGCCCAGGCGTGACACCAGCTTGGAACGGATGGCCGGGCTGAAGCCGCTGAGCGAGGGTTCGCGGATCACCGCCGCCGTGGCCAGCCAGATTTCGGACGGCGCCAGCGCGGCACTCATCGCGTCGGAGAAGTTCGTCGAGGAACACGGCCTCACCCCGCGCGCCAGGATCCATCACCTCGCGGTGCGGGCGGCCGATCCGGTGTGGATGCTGACCGGGCCGATTCCGGCGACCGCGCACGCGCTGCGGAAAACCGGGCTGGGCATCGACGACATCGACCTGTTCGAGGTCAACGAGGCGTTCGCGAGTGTCGTCCTGGCGTGGATCGAGGAGACGGGAGCCGATCCGGACCGCGTCAACGTCAACGGCGGCGGTATCGCGCTCGGTCACCCCATCGGCGCGACCGGGACGAAACTGTTCGCGACCCTGCTGCACGAACTCGAACGGCGTGGCGGGCGCTACGGGCTCCAGACGATGTGTGAAGGCGGCGGAACGGCGAACGTCACGATCATCGAGCGGCTTTGACGCTCCACACGGCGAGTGCCGAGGCGCTGAAGGCGGCGCCGAGCAGGCAGACACCGGTCCAGCCCGCGACGGCGTAGACGGCCGTGGAGCCGATGGCGCCCAGGCCGCTGCCGGCCGAGTAGAAGATCATGTACCCGCCGATCAGCCTGCTGCCCGCGTCCGGCAGGAGCGGGTAGATCAGCGTCTGGCTCGTGACGTGCACGGCCTGGACGGCGAGGTCGAGCAGGATCGCGCCCGCCACCAGCGCCCACAGTGACACGCGGGTGAAACCGAGCGGCACCCACGAAAACAGGAGCAGACCCAACGCCAGCCCGGTCGTCCACTGTGCCCGGCCGCGGTCCGCGAGCCGTCCGGCGGGTGCCGCCGCGAGCGCGCCCGCCGCCCCGGCCAGCCCGAACGCGCCGATGGCGGTGTGTGACAGGCCGTCCTCGCTGAGCGGCAAGGCGACGGAACTCCAGAGGGTGCCGAACGCGGCGAAGATCAGCAGCGCGAGCGTTCCACGCGTCCGGAAGACGGGCTCCCGCGCGAAAAGCGACACCGTGGAACGCAGCAGCTTCCCGTAGGTCATGTCCGTTCCGGCGGGGACCGAGGCGGGCAGCACGCGGTACAGCACGATCGCGATCAGCACGGTCACGGCGGCGGACGCGAAGTACACCGAGCGCCAGCCCGCGAGGTCGGCCAGTGTGCCGGAAACCGTGCGCGCCAGCAGGATCCCGAGGACGACGCCGGTCGTCACGAGACCGACCACACGTCCGCGTCCGACGGGGTCGGCCAGCGACGCGGCGAACGCGACGAGGAGTTGCGTGACCACCGCGAGCACGCCGATCGCCGCCATCCCGGCGAGCAGCGCCACGCCGTTCACGGCGGTCGCCGCGACCAGCTCGGCGATCGCCAGCAGTGTCAGCATCCCGGCGACGAGCCGCCGCCGGTCGAGCAGGTCGCCGAGCGGGACCAGGAGGAACAAGCCGAGTCCGTAGCCGAACTGCGTGAGCGTGACGATGCCGCCCACGGTCGACGCGGCGATCCCGAGCTCGGCGCCCATGGTGACGAGCAACGGCTGGGCGAAGTAGATCGTGGCGACGGCCGTCCCGGCGGCCACGGCGAACAACAGGACGACTGCGCGACGCACGAATCCCTCCCAATGGTTTCAACTTGCTACCACTGGCGACGGTAGAGCACTGCGGTTGTAAGATGCAACCATGGTGAAGAGGACGACGTTCGACGAAGCCCCGTGTCCGGTGGCACGCTCGGTCGACACGATCGGCGACTGGTGGTCACTCCTGATCGTGCGCGACGCCTTCGACGGCGTCCGGCGCTTCGGTGAGTTCCAGCGGAGCCTGGGCGTCGCGAAGAACATCCTCTCCGCCAGGCTGCGGGCGCTCGTCGGGCACGGGGTGCTCGACGTGGTCCCGGCTTCGGACGGGAGCACGTACAGCGAGTACGTCCTGACGGCCAAGGGCCGCGACCTGTTCCCGGTGATCGTCGCGCTGCGGCAATGGGGCGAGGCGCATTTCTTCACCGCGGGCGAACCGCGGTCGGAACTGGTGGACCGCGACGGCGGGCGTCCGCTGCGAGGGCTCGAGGTCCACGCCGCGGACGGACGTGTCGTCGGACCGGACGACACCGTGGTGGTGAAAGCCCCGACCTCGTGACCCGGCCGACTTCAGGTGTCGCGAAAGCCACTTTCGGGACGTCTGATGTCCTGAAAGTGGCTTTCGCGACACCTGACGCGGCCACTCACGAGGCCGACGCCGCGTAGATCGGGGCCCTTCCAGGTGAGTCAAGCCCGGAAGGGCCCCGACCGGATGCGGGGAGCCCGGAGGGCGGTACCGGCGGAGCCCGAATCACCGTCGGTACCGAATCCTCCCGGCGTCCCCAGGGGGTGGCGGTGGGAGCGGAGGCCCAGCAACCCACCGCCACCTGAGGGGACCGCGGCCGCCGCGCGCGGCCCCGGTCCGGTCGCGAACCCGGGTCACCCGGCGGGAACGCGAGCCCAGGGCATCTCCTCCTGTGCGGGTACGGCCGCGGTCGGGGTGTCGGACAGGAAGTCCCGCTCGAACGGGGCGAGGATGTCCTCCCCGATCGGCGCCGGCTCGCCTGAGGCACCCGAAGCGGCGGAAGCCGCGAACGACGGTTCCGCGGGAGCGGGCGTGGGGAACACCGGCTCGGGCACCGGCAGCCGCCGGTCGAGTTCGGCGGTCCAGTGGATCATCGCCTTCGGCCGGTCCCAGCCCGCCGCGCCGATGAGCCTGCCGTCGCGGACGAAACCGGTGACCCCGTCGGAAAGTTCGATCGTGTCCTTGCCCAGCGACGGCATCCCGACGGTCTGCAGCCGCGCGTCGTACAGCGAAGACCAGGCACGGGGGAGCGGCGTGTACGGCCGCGCGTTGCCCCGGCCCAGCATCAGGCTTTCCGCCGCCGCGCGCCCGGATTCGACGCCGTTCATCCAGTGCTCGACCCGGCGCGGGGTCTCGTCGATCCGCAGGTTCGGCCATTTCGCGACGTCGCCGGCGACCACGACGTCCTCCGCCCCGACGGCGAACAGGGTCGATTCGCACAGGACGCCGTCGTCGATGGTCAGCTCCGAGCCGCGCAGCCAGTCCACGGCGGGCACGCTGCCGATCGAGAGCACCACGCAGCTGGCCACGAGGAACTGGTTGTTGGTCAGGTGCAGCCCGACCGTTTCCTTGGTGCTGATCCAGTTCCGCACCTCGGTGTTCATCGCCAGCTTGGCGCGGTGGTGCTGGTGTTCCTTGGTGAGCGCCGACGCGATCCGCTCCCCGAAGCGGTGCAGAGGCGCTTTCGCGTGGCCGATGAGCGTGACGTCGCGGCCCATGTACCGCATCGACGCGGCGAACTCGTTCCCGATCAGGCCGCTGCCGATCACCACGACGGATTTGTTGCTGTTCCCCAAAGCCCGCCGGACGGCGAGTGAATCCTCCACGGTGCGCAGCACACGGACCCGGGGGTCGTGGCGCGGCGAGCCGGGCAGATGCCGGGGGTAGACGCCGGTGGCGACGATCAGTCCGTCGTACCAAAGGGATTCCCCGCCCGGCAGGTGCACCGTGCGTTCCTTGGTGTCGAGCCAGGTCGCGCGGGTGCCGAGCCGCCAGTGGACGTCCAGGTCGAGGTACGGCTCCAGGCTCGCGGCCACCGGTTTCACGCCGCCGGTGACGAGTTCCTTCGACACCATCGGCCGGTGGTACGGCTTGCGCGGCTCGTCGCCGACCAGCACGATCTCGCCGTCGAAACCGAGTTCCCGCAGGCGTTCCGCGGAGCGGAGCCCGGCGACGCCCGCACCGACGATGACGATCCGATCTCCGTCACTCATCGTCGTACGCTCCTTCTCCCTTGACTCTGATGGCTTGTTTCGGACAGAGCCTGGCGGCGGAAATGGCCTGGTCCAGACCGTCCCGGTCGACCATCCGGCGGATGCGGAGCTTGCCGTCCGGCCCGATCTTGAACGTCGCGGGCGCTTCCATCTCGCAGAAGCCGAAGATCTCGCACCGCTCGTTGTCGACGCTGACGCGAGTGCCGCGCCGTACGCTTCCGAAGATCATTTTTTCGTTCCTCCAAGTCGTTTCGCGGCTCGTCAGACCAGTTCCTCGACCAGGCCCAGCCGTTCGAGGTACCGGGTGGGCGTGAACCGCAGCGCGGTCAGCAGCACCGCGGGGACCAGCAGGGTGATCCCGCCGAACCACAGGAGGCCGAGATGCCCGTTGGCCATGGCGCCGAAGAACGCGTGCAGCGCCGTGATCGCGACCGCCGGATAGGCGAGCCGGTGGATCCACAGGAACCGCCGGTAGGAACTGAACCGGCTGATCCCGCCGGTCAGCGCGACGGCGATCATCACCTCGAGCCCGACGACGCCGAGTTCGTGCCGCGCCAGCGTGCCCGGCAGGAGCGGGATCGAGATCTGCGCGAGGGTGAAACCGTCGGGCAGGAACAGGAACGACATCGCGTGCACGACGCCGAACGACAGCGTCAGGATGCCGAGCACCATATGTGAGTTGCGCAGTGCCTTCCGCCCGGTCAGCGACTTGATCCAGCCGGTCGCGGTGAACACGCCCCAGCACAGGGTGAGGCACATGAAGCCGTACGAGATCCGGGCGGAGGTCTGCGCCATGCCCTTGATGCCGGGGTCGGTGTCGGTTTTCTGGGTCAGGACGATCACCACCTCGGACCACTGGTCATACATTGATCTCTCCTGGGGCACTGGGAACCAGTTCCGGTTCGGCGGCGGCCGCGCGTTTGCGGGTCCGGGTGTTCTTGCTGCGCAGGGTCCGGATGGCGAAGAACAGCCCGCCGCCGAGCACCACCGCGAGCAGCAGGCCGAGGGCGAAGTCGCCGAAACCGACGTCCATCGCCGAGTTGGCCGAATTCGACTGCGGCACGGGCGCTTCCGGCATCAGCGACTGATCGACGACGCCGGTGCTCTCCAGCAGGGTCATATGCCGCAGCACCGCCTGGTTGGCCGTGGTGGCGTAGTCGCGGACGACGTCGTTGCGGGTACCCGCCCTGACCTGGGCGATGATGGGGAACAGCACACCGTGGGCGTACCGGAGCCGGTTGGCGAAGATCCGGTCGAACTCGGTGTCGTCACGGGCGGCCTTCATCTCGCCGAGCCACGCGGACTGCTGATCCGACGGTTCGGTCGGCAGGGTGATGCCGAACCGGTCGGCGATGCCGTGCGTCGCGGTGTCGAGCCTGCCGTGGTCGATCATCAGCGTCCGGCCGACTTCGCGGGTCCGCTTGCTCTTCCCGCGTTCCTGCGCCCACATCCCGGCGGGCATTTCCCACAACCCGGCCAATTTGACGTTGACGATCAGGTTCTTGTCCGCCGGGGAGAGTTCTTGGGCGCGCGCGTCGTCGGCGGGGCCGAGCAGCGTCACCGCGGCCATCGTCAGCAGGACGACCAGGAGGCGGGAGAACGCGCCGGGGGTGTCAGATGCCGAGGTCATCGGCCTGCCAGGTGTCCGCGGTGAGCAGCACTTTCGTCCCGTCGGGCTTGACCGGGAACCACGCGTCGTCGACGCCCTGCCCGCCGGTGTTGCCGGGCATCGCGTCCTTCGCGTTGCGATAGAGCGGCCAGCCCGCGAGCGTGATCTGCTCGGTGCCGTCGTCCCTGGTCACGGCGCCGACCAGCGCGCGATCGATGCCGGTCACCACGAGGTCGCCGTCCGCCTTGGCGGGAATCCAGGTCCGCGAGCAGGTTTCGGCGCAATTCGACTTGGGCGGGTTGACCGTGTCCTTGTCGTAGCGGTAGAGCGTGAAGCCTCCTGTGTCGGTGACGATCGGTCCGAGGTCGAACAGGATCGCCGCGGTGACACCGGGCGCCACTTCGGCGGCGGGGTCGGGCATTCCGGGGATTTCCGCCGTACCGGCGGCGGGGGCCGCGCCCGGAGTGCCGTTCGGTCCCGCGGTACCGGTGGTGCAGGCCGTGGTCGACGCGACCACGGCCAAGATGAGGGTCAGAGGTATGACCGAGCGTGACACGGGGTTCACGGAAATCCTCCTGTCGGGGCCAGAGGAGTGCGCAGTCGCCGCGGGGTGACGGTGCGCAGGCAGGGTTGAGTACACTGTGGACAGTCAAGATCCACAGTGGATTCGGCGGTGCGGGGGACAGCGCCGGGTCGGGGTCTTCGGTAGGGGATACGGTCACGAGTCGAGAACGGTTCAAAAAACTTTCACATGCGGCGAGAACCGCGCCGGAACGGTTTTGGTACTGGACTTATCGCCCCTGATCCCACAAAGATGTGCCGCGTGGGACGCCACTCTCGGATACTGCAGCCAATAGTCGATCATGAACCCGCGTCGAACGGGCATGACGACCTCATCAGGGCGTTGTACCAGGAGTTCGGATCGAGTCTGATGGCGTTCGTGCTGAAGTTGACCGGCCACGATCGCCAGTGGGCCGAGGACGTGGTCCAGGAGACGCTCATCAAGGCGTGGCGCAACGCCGGCAAGCTCGACCGGCAGCCGGAAATGCTGCGTGCCTGGCTCTTCACCGTGGCCAGGCGCATCGTCATCGACGGCTGGCGGAGCCGGAGCGCCCGCCCTCAAGAGGTGGAGGAACTCGAGTCGGATTCGATCGGAGTGCCGGACGAATCGGAGAAAACGCTCGCGGCCATGATCGTTTACGAGGCCCTGCGCAATCTTTCCCCGGAGCAACGTGAAGCCGTCCAGCAGACCTACCTGCGTGACCGCACCGTGAACGAGGTCGCGGCGACGCTCGGGGTTCCGCCGGGTACGGTGAAATCGCGGATCCACCACGCTGTGCGCGCGCTGCGCAGGGCGTTGCAGGAGCGGGGGTGAGCGAGGTGTCCGGAGCGCCGCACACGGATATCGCCGCCTACGTCCTCGGCGTTCTCGGCGAGGAGGATCACGCCGGGTTCGAGGCGCATCTGCTGGAGTGCCCCGAGTGCCAGGTCGAGCTCGTGGAGATGTACCACCTGCCCGACATCCTGGACATGGTCAAGAAGAGCTGGCCGGATCCGCCCGTGAAGGGCCCCGGGCCGCGAGTGCTGCGGATGCTGCTCGCGGACGCCGCCAAGGCGGGCCGCCGTCGCAAGGTCATCCGGCTCGCGACGGCCGCCGCCGTACTCGTGCTCGTCGTCGGCGGACCGCTCGTCGTTCTTTCGCTCACCGACCGTGAACCGGTCATCACGCAGGCCGCGCCCACCGTCGTCACGTCGGTGGTGCCGTTGTCGCCGACCGGGAAGCCCGGCCCGGACGGCGGCGCCGCCCCGTTCGGCTGGTCCGAGGCGGGCAACGCGGTCGCCGCCGAGGTCACGGTCCAGGAGAAGGAATGGGGCAGCGCGGTCGAGCTCGAACTGCGCGGCCTCGTCGGCCCGATGACCTGCCAGCTGTTCGCCTACTCCCACGGCGGAGAGGCCTACGTCGTCAACAACTGGAGCGTGCCGTCCAAGGGCTACGGCGTCCCCGGTTCCCCGGACCCCCTCGTCATCACCGGTTCGACGGCGCTGCAGAAGGCCGACATCGAACGCTTCGAGGTCCACAAACAGGACGGCACCGTGCTGGCCATCGTGCGCCGGTAAGTTTATAACGGAAATATAACGGCGGGATCGCGTTTTGAACCGACCCCCGGCCGGAACCGTATCTCTCAGTAGCCGGATCTCCCTCGGCGGGCGAACAGCAGGTTCGCCGCGAATTCGGTAATCGGCGTATTCGACAAATGCGTGACTCATGACTGGGTGCGAGTGGTTTTCCCGCGTGCCCGGAAACGAATGAGGTGAGCAAGTCAATGGCACGAAATCAAGGGCGCCATCGTATCGCCCGCAGGACCAAGATCGCGACCGCGTTGCTGGGCCTGTCGATCGCGGTCGGCGGACTGGTGGTGTCCACCACGACCGGCGACTCCGACAAGGCCTCCGCGGACGAGGTGGACAAGTCGCAGTTCGTGGACATCACCAAGGTCCAGCCGAACGTCGACAAGCCGGAGCAGGGTGAGAACGCGTCCACGGGCTCGTTCACCGTCGACTGCGGCAAGAACGAGAACGGGCATTTCAATCCCGACAACTTCATCGCGCAGCCGGGTATCCGCAACGGTGCCCAGCATCTGCACGACTACGTCGGAAACCTTTCGACGAACGCGGATTCGAACAACAACAGCCTGCTGGGCGCCGGTACCACCTGTCGCAACGGTGACGAATCGGCGTACTTCTGGCCGGTCGTGCGGATCGACACCGAGGAGGAAGGCGAACAGCAGCAGGGCGACCAGAACCAGAACCAGGGCAAGCAGCAAGGTGACCGGCAGCAGGATCAGGGTGGCCGGGACCAGCAGCGCCAGGGCGGCCGCGATCAGAACGGCGACCGGCAGGGCCGTGACCGGAATCAGGACGACGAAAACCGGAACGGCAACCAGGGCAACCAGAACGACAACCAGAACGACGACCAGGATCAGGCCGAACTGGACGAGCCGAACGCGGACAACGAACTCGCCGGCAACGACGGCGAGATCCAGCGTCCCGCCGTCGTCGACATCACCTTCAAGGGCAACGCCCGGGAGAAGGTGAAGGAGATGCCGAAGTTCCTCCGTATCCTTTACGGTGACGCGAAGGTCACCGCGAACGGGCCCGCCAACGCGCGGGAAAGCTGGACCTGTACCGGCTTCGAGGATCGCGTCATCAAGCAGTACCCGATCTGTCCTCAGGGCAGTGACGTCAAGCGGGTGCACACGTTCCCGAGCTGTCTCGACGGCAACAACATCGACAGCGAGAACCATCGGGACCACATCAAGTACCCCAACGAGAACGGCGAGTGCGCGAACGGCCTGACCGCCGTCCCGGAGCTCACCATCTCGCTGACCTACAAGATCCCACGGCAGATCCAGGTCAACGGGCAGTACAAAGTGGACTCGTTCCCCGAGGAGGATCACAACCCCTTCTCCGACCACGACGATTTCGCGAACGTGATGCCGAATCAGATCATGGATCGCCTCGTCGAGTGCGTCAACGAGGGCCGTGAGTGCCGCGAATGAAGCGCGGATCACGAGTCCACAATGTACTTTCTGTTCGGTTGACTTTGTTGTGCCCCAACGGTTTTAAGTCCTAAAGTGACCTGGATCACCATGGCAATCAGGGCTGATCGGGTTTATCGTTTTCCTCAGGACAACTCCACCAGAGATTCCCGAATCGATCGGGTCACAGTCGTCCTCGGCGCACTCCGACGGCCGGGGCCGTTCAACGCCAAGCGAGAACCGGCGAACAGGAGGAAGATACTCCGGCCCGGCGGGTCCCCCCCCTACACCTCACCCACCCGCCGGGCCGGCCCTACTCGGAAACCGATCGACACAACTGAAGAAAGCTCCGCAGCATTCACCCGCCCTGCCGGTGGGCTTCCCGAGGGAAGCTCGCCGGCAGGGCTTTTTCGGTAGGTTGGCGGCATGGGTGAGCAGAAGGACCGCATGCTGCGCGGTGAGCTGTACCGGGACAACGACCCCGAACTGGTCGCGGATCGCAGGCGCGCGCAGGCGCTCGTGGACCGGTTCAACGGCACGGGCGCCGAGGAGACCGGTGAGCGGGACACGATTCTGCGTGAGCTGCTGGGAAAACTCGGTGAGAGTTCCTGGATCATGCCGCGGTTCCAGTGCGACTACGGCTATCTGATCGAGATCGGCGCCAACAGTTTCCTCAACTACGACGCCATCCTGCTCGACTGCGCCCCGATCAAGATCGGCTCGGACTGCTCGATCGGGCCGCGCTGCCAGCTGCTGACGGCGCTGCATCCGATGGAGGACCACGAGTCGCGGCGGCAGCGCTGGGAATCGGCCGCGCCGATCACCATCGGGAACAACGTCTGGTTCGGCGGCGGGGTCATCGTCTGCGCCGGGGTCACCGTCGGCGACGACACCGTGGTGGGCGCGGGCAGCGTCGTCACGCGCGACCTGCCGTCGAAGGTGTTCGCCGCGGGGAACCCGGCACGCGTCATCCGGGAGCTGTAGAGGCTCACTTGTCCACCGGGGTGATCCGGGTGCGCCGGCTGTGCTCGAACACCATGGAGGTGCGCACGTCGGCCACCTCGGGCCGCTCGGTCAGCTTGTCGATCACGAAGGCGTAGAGGCTGTCGTTGTCGGGCACCGCGACGTGCAGGATGA contains these protein-coding regions:
- a CDS encoding SDR family oxidoreductase gives rise to the protein MIPVPKYPEGANLLRDKVVVVTAAAGTGIGSAVAKRALEEGARVVISDWHERRLGEKAAELGDVHAIPCDVTQEDQVQALIDGTAEHYGRVDVLINNAGLGGTKSIVDMADEEWARVIDVTLNGTFRATRAAVNRFIAQGDGGVIVNNASVIGWRAQAGQAHYAAAKAGVMALTRCAAVDVAEHGIRVNAVAPSLAMHPFLAKVTSEELLTELTAREVSGRAAEPWEVANVMVFLASEYSSYLTGEVVSVSSQHA
- a CDS encoding TetR/AcrR family transcriptional regulator; this encodes MKASPGSRRAELLALAAKLFAERGYVSTTVRDIADAAGILSGSLYHHFDSKESMADEILTGFLDELFGAYAEIVAEGRGPRETLEAVVVASFESIHRRPAEVAIYQSEAKHLMQLPRFDYLNDRNTEFRKLWNAILTDGIAAGVFREDLDVELTYRFIRDTVWVAVRWYNPDGSLSADDVAQQYLGILLDGIATKRRRRG
- a CDS encoding acetyl-CoA C-acetyltransferase, giving the protein MAEAYVLDAVRTPVGKRGGALSGVHSADLGAHVIQAVVERAGVDADLVDDVILGCCDTLGPQSGNIARTAWLAAGFGHHVPGVTIDRQCGSSQQAVHFAAQAVLSGTMDLVLAGGVQNMSAIPIGAAMLAGREYGFEDPFSGSKGWQERYGSVEVSQFRSADMIAEHWDLTREAMEEYAFRSHQRAVAAIDEGRFAAETAPFAGVGLDEGPRRDTSLERMAGLKPLSEGSRITAAVASQISDGASAALIASEKFVEEHGLTPRARIHHLAVRAADPVWMLTGPIPATAHALRKTGLGIDDIDLFEVNEAFASVVLAWIEETGADPDRVNVNGGGIALGHPIGATGTKLFATLLHELERRGGRYGLQTMCEGGGTANVTIIERL
- a CDS encoding MFS transporter — protein: MRRAVVLLFAVAAGTAVATIYFAQPLLVTMGAELGIAASTVGGIVTLTQFGYGLGLFLLVPLGDLLDRRRLVAGMLTLLAIAELVAATAVNGVALLAGMAAIGVLAVVTQLLVAFAASLADPVGRGRVVGLVTTGVVLGILLARTVSGTLADLAGWRSVYFASAAVTVLIAIVLYRVLPASVPAGTDMTYGKLLRSTVSLFAREPVFRTRGTLALLIFAAFGTLWSSVALPLSEDGLSHTAIGAFGLAGAAGALAAAPAGRLADRGRAQWTTGLALGLLLFSWVPLGFTRVSLWALVAGAILLDLAVQAVHVTSQTLIYPLLPDAGSRLIGGYMIFYSAGSGLGAIGSTAVYAVAGWTGVCLLGAAFSASALAVWSVKAAR
- a CDS encoding winged helix-turn-helix transcriptional regulator produces the protein MVKRTTFDEAPCPVARSVDTIGDWWSLLIVRDAFDGVRRFGEFQRSLGVAKNILSARLRALVGHGVLDVVPASDGSTYSEYVLTAKGRDLFPVIVALRQWGEAHFFTAGEPRSELVDRDGGRPLRGLEVHAADGRVVGPDDTVVVKAPTS
- a CDS encoding NAD(P)/FAD-dependent oxidoreductase; translation: MSDGDRIVIVGAGVAGLRSAERLRELGFDGEIVLVGDEPRKPYHRPMVSKELVTGGVKPVAASLEPYLDLDVHWRLGTRATWLDTKERTVHLPGGESLWYDGLIVATGVYPRHLPGSPRHDPRVRVLRTVEDSLAVRRALGNSNKSVVVIGSGLIGNEFAASMRYMGRDVTLIGHAKAPLHRFGERIASALTKEHQHHRAKLAMNTEVRNWISTKETVGLHLTNNQFLVASCVVLSIGSVPAVDWLRGSELTIDDGVLCESTLFAVGAEDVVVAGDVAKWPNLRIDETPRRVEHWMNGVESGRAAAESLMLGRGNARPYTPLPRAWSSLYDARLQTVGMPSLGKDTIELSDGVTGFVRDGRLIGAAGWDRPKAMIHWTAELDRRLPVPEPVFPTPAPAEPSFAASAASGASGEPAPIGEDILAPFERDFLSDTPTAAVPAQEEMPWARVPAG
- a CDS encoding ferredoxin is translated as MIFGSVRRGTRVSVDNERCEIFGFCEMEAPATFKIGPDGKLRIRRMVDRDGLDQAISAARLCPKQAIRVKGEGAYDDE
- a CDS encoding ferric reductase-like transmembrane domain-containing protein, which encodes MYDQWSEVVIVLTQKTDTDPGIKGMAQTSARISYGFMCLTLCWGVFTATGWIKSLTGRKALRNSHMVLGILTLSFGVVHAMSFLFLPDGFTLAQISIPLLPGTLARHELGVVGLEVMIAVALTGGISRFSSYRRFLWIHRLAYPAVAITALHAFFGAMANGHLGLLWFGGITLLVPAVLLTALRFTPTRYLERLGLVEELV
- a CDS encoding DUF4142 domain-containing protein — translated: MTSASDTPGAFSRLLVVLLTMAAVTLLGPADDARAQELSPADKNLIVNVKLAGLWEMPAGMWAQERGKSKRTREVGRTLMIDHGRLDTATHGIADRFGITLPTEPSDQQSAWLGEMKAARDDTEFDRIFANRLRYAHGVLFPIIAQVRAGTRNDVVRDYATTANQAVLRHMTLLESTGVVDQSLMPEAPVPQSNSANSAMDVGFGDFALGLLLAVVLGGGLFFAIRTLRSKNTRTRKRAAAAEPELVPSAPGEINV
- a CDS encoding sigma-70 family RNA polymerase sigma factor; the encoded protein is MGRHSRILQPIVDHEPASNGHDDLIRALYQEFGSSLMAFVLKLTGHDRQWAEDVVQETLIKAWRNAGKLDRQPEMLRAWLFTVARRIVIDGWRSRSARPQEVEELESDSIGVPDESEKTLAAMIVYEALRNLSPEQREAVQQTYLRDRTVNEVAATLGVPPGTVKSRIHHAVRALRRALQERG
- a CDS encoding zf-HC2 domain-containing protein codes for the protein MSEVSGAPHTDIAAYVLGVLGEEDHAGFEAHLLECPECQVELVEMYHLPDILDMVKKSWPDPPVKGPGPRVLRMLLADAAKAGRRRKVIRLATAAAVLVLVVGGPLVVLSLTDREPVITQAAPTVVTSVVPLSPTGKPGPDGGAAPFGWSEAGNAVAAEVTVQEKEWGSAVELELRGLVGPMTCQLFAYSHGGEAYVVNNWSVPSKGYGVPGSPDPLVITGSTALQKADIERFEVHKQDGTVLAIVRR